The Orenia marismortui DSM 5156 DNA segment GCCCCTTCTTCTATCAGAAAACTTACTATTTCTAAATTATTCTTATCAATTGCTTCTATTATAGGAAGCCTCTTATATTTAGCTGTTTTGTTTATCTTGGCTCCTTTCTCTAATAAAAACTTAATCACATCTAAGTTTCCTTCACTTACTGCTTCAAAAAAGGGAGTAGATCCATATATTCCTGTAGAATTAATCTCGGCTCCATTATTAATTAAAAGTTTAACTATACTTAAATAACCACGATAAGCAGCCCAAGTTAAGCTTGTCCTTCCCTTATTATCTCTCAAATTAACATCAGCACCATTTTTCACTAAAAAATCACATATCTTCAGATGACCTTTATAAACAGCCCAACGTAAGGCTGTCCAACCGTGTTTATCTTTAATATCAATCTTTGCTCCTTGATTTATTAAGAATTTAACTAGCTCTATATTTCCCATATAAGCTGCATGAATTAAAGGAGTTTTTCCATTTTCATCTTTAATGTTGATCTTATCTTGATTATATTCTAAAGATTTAATTTTCTTTATATTACCATTTCTAACTTCTTGTATTATTTGTGGAGTGTCACTAGCCAATACCTTCAGTGGTAATAATGATAGAAATATCACTGCTATTAGTAAAATAAGCTTCCAATTATACTTCATTACTCTCCCCTTTCTAACATTAATTGTCAGCAATAAGTTTATATTTTAAAACTAAAAATTATTTAAAACTACTGAGCTTATAATTATTACCTTTTTTATCTTTATATTCTAAATCTATTTATATATATCCTTCTTTTTTTGATATTAATCTATAAATTACTGAGAAATATTAAATTCTAAAGTGACAATAACAAGTTAAATTATTTACTGGTTAGAATGTCACATTACTATTCTGCAAGGACATATTTAAATTTCATTCTAAGATTGGAAATATATAGCTAAATATATATTAAATATGACAAATAAAAAATGGACCAAATTTGGTCCATTAAAATTTTAAATCCCATACAATATTCTTAGAATCTTTTTTCTCAGCTTTATCTTCCTTAACACTGTTTACTTCTGACTTTTCTCCATCAACTTCTTCGATATTATCATTAGATAAATCTTCCTTATGATCTTTATCTAAATCTTCTCCTAAAGAATCTACCTTGTTATTTACTTCTTCAATCTGATCATCTATAGCATCTTCTTTTATAAAGTTATCCTCTAATTCCAACTCCAATAATCTCTTACCATTTTCAGTTAACTCATAAAAGACTCTTCTTCCTGCTTGAGAAGATTTTATGAACATATTCTCTTCTAATTCATTTAATACTTCTTCCATATGATATTTACTAATTTTAGCAACTTGCCAAATCTCTTTAGCCGTTATAGGCTCTCCACTAGTAAATAAATTTAAAGACTTATTCAAAGTATCAATAGACCTTTGTGATAATTCCGATGATAGGATATTAATACAATCATCACATAATTTCATCTACCATCCTCCTCTCTTTATATAAAATATATATTTAAAGTAAATCAAAAGTATACACAACTAATAAAATATATAATTTTATTTTTACCCGCTATTCAAATAGCTCTAATATTAGACCTCAACTTTTAATGACGCAAGGTTGATCCAGTACGAAGGCCCATTCTTTGGTTCCTCCTTCATCATTTATAGCTTATGATTTAGTACTTCTACTAAGCTGGATAGAACTACTAAATTAAATTGGCATAAGACTCTCTATGAAACTAAAAATTTAATTTAGATATAAAAAAACAGCAGGAATGAATTCATTCCTGCTGCCTTATCATTGAGTTAATAACTTATCTCAATGATCTGGTGGTTAAAGATGTGCTATTCATTATAATCTACTATCTCAACCCGAAACTCCTAAAAGTTTGTTTCGGTATTTGATGTGATGATAGCATAAACTAACCACCTCCATTAATATTTTAACCAAAATATTAATTATTAAACTGTAAAATATGACCATTTAAATTCATTTTAATTTTTCAAATAGAAAGTAGAGGTCAAAAGACCTCTACTTTCTATTATTTTTGCTGAGCCATACTCTCTTCTACCTTCTCTATTGCTCGTTTAACTAATGACCCAGCTTCTCTGGTGGTTATATTACCCCAATCACCATCTTTGACCTTATCAGCAAATCCTAGCTCTTCAGCCAATTCATATTTTGTCTTATCTGACATAATACGAGCCATTGGGATTTCCACCTCCATTAATATTATTGGCTAAAATAGCAGTATCCATTCCAGAAAATAATACCAGTTACCTTAAAATTGATGTTTAAGATAGATAAAGCTACAGTTTCGGAGTTAGGCGTTAGGAGATAGGACATAGAAAGATCTTACTAACTCCTATGACCTATCACCTAGCACCTAAAAGTGTCTCTTTATACTCATTAAGCAGCACTTTCTACTTATTAAACTACCTGAATTACCTATTCATTACATCCTTACTATAAATAAAACATTTATTAATTAACTTAATTCTTTTATAATATAGATAAAGAAACTTATATTTTTAACTATTAGTTAAAGGAGTAATTAAATATGAGAAAAAAATTAATTTTAGTAATGGTATTTATATTTACAGTAATTTCTTCTAGTACATCCTTTGCCAAAGACTTTAATAATGATTTCGAATTCTTAGCAGGAAAATTTAAAACTAATGATGCACATAATCTGGATACTACAATCTTTACTTATAAAGATAATGGAGCTAATATCTTTTTACCATCTGAATTAAAATTATTTATGGGAGAAAAGATCAAAGATAAACAAAAAAACAATTACAATATTTTAGATTTTTCAGCTTACAAGGAATTAAAATTAGGACAAGGAAGAAACTATATTGGTTTAGGGTTGAATTCGCTAAACAAAACTGAACCCAATGCTAAAGCAGAAGGCTATACAATACCTATAACACTTAAAACTGAACAAATCATATCTGAAAAAAGTACATTTATTGCTTCTCTAAGCTATTCTCCCTTTGGTAAATATAATGTTAATTCAAAAACATTAGATTATAAAGGAAGACTTTCAGGATATAAAATTGAT contains these protein-coding regions:
- a CDS encoding small, acid-soluble spore protein, alpha/beta type, giving the protein MARIMSDKTKYELAEELGFADKVKDGDWGNITTREAGSLVKRAIEKVEESMAQQK